AGACGCTGAGTAACGCCAATTGTGTCATTCGTAAACACTTCCTGTGGTAGATAAATGCCTTTATCAACATAACAAGAGGCAGTGCGATAAAACACACTGCCTCACCTCACATCTGTGGTTAGTATAAGCTAGCCCACCAATAGCAAACCTAGTTACCCTGAGGCAACAGTTCTGGTGTTGAAGCTTGGCCCGGTAGAGCCTCAGAAGGCGACACAGTAATCTTGCCGTCTTCGTCTACATCCACGACTGCAACGTCTCCATTCTTGATGCGACCAGAGAGGATTTCTTCGGCCAGAGAATCCTCTAGCAAGCGCATAATGGCACGACGTAATGGCCGAGCACCATAGCTGGGGTTATACCCTTCCTCTACCAGCCGATCCTTAAATCGCTCAGTGACCTCCAGGGTAATGCCCTGATCTGAGAGGCGACGGAAGACATCGGCCAGCATAATATCAGCAATTTGCTTGACCTCATCCTTCACAAGCTGACGGAACACAATGATTTCGTCAACCCGGTTAAGAAATTCGGGGCGGAAGTATTGCTTCAGTTCTTCATTCACCAGGGAACGAATGCGGTTGTACTGAGATTCAGAGGCATCACCTGTTGAAAACTCAAAGCCAAGACCGCCACCACCCTTCTCAATCACTTTGGAGCCAATATTAGAGGTCATAATCAGCAGGGTGTTCTTGAAGTCCACTGTGCGTCCTTTCGCATCAGTTAGCCGTCCATCCTCTAGGATCTGGAGCAGCATGTTGAACACATCGGGGTGTGCCTTTTCAATTTCGTCGAAGAGTACGACCGTGTATGGACGACGACGCACTGCTTCTGTGAGTTGCCCCCCTTCGTTGTAGCCAACATAACCAGGAGGAGAGCCAATCAACTTGGATACAGTGTGACGCTCCATATATTCAGACATATCTAACCGAATCATGGCTTCTTCTGAGCCAAAGAAGTAGGCAGCTAGTGCTTTGGTTAGCTCGGTTTTACCTACGCCAGTGGGGCCAGAGAAGATAAAGCTAGCGATCGGTCGGTTAGGATTCTTTAGACCCACACGAGCACGCCGAATAGCGCGAGAAACAGCCTTTACAGCTTCATCTTGACCAATCAACCGCTGGTGCAAGGTGTCTTCCATGTGCAACAACTTGGTCGATTCTGACTCCGTTAGCTTTTGCACAGGCACCCCCGTCCAAGAGGCGACAATTTGAGCAATATCCTCTTCGGTGACAATCGGTGATTCTTCTCCATTCGTGTCACCATTCTTCCTACTCTGGGCAATCGAGCGAATCTCAGCCTTGATTTCCATTTCTCGATCGCGCAACTCGCCAGCCTTGTCAAAGTCTTGAGAGCGAACGGCTTCGTCCTTTTCCTTCAGAACTTGACGCAACTCCTTATCTAGCTCCTTAGCAGCAGCAGGCAACTGAGAGTTAATCAGCCGCACACGAGAGCCTGCTTCATCAATCAAGTCAATAGCTTTGTCTGGAAGGTAGCGATCGGAAATATAGCGATCAGACAACTTAGCGGCTGCCTCTA
The sequence above is drawn from the Cyanobacteriota bacterium genome and encodes:
- a CDS encoding ATP-dependent Clp protease ATP-binding subunit; protein product: MFERFTEKAIKVIMLAQEEARRLGHNFVGTEQILLGLIGEGTGVAAKVLKSMGVNLKDARIEVEKIIGRGSGFVAVEIPFTPRAKRVLELSLEEARQLGHNYIGTEHLLLGLIREGEGVAARVLENLGVDLSKVRTQVIRMLGETAEVSAGSSHGKTKTPTLDEFGSNLTQMAAEGKLDPVVGRQKEIERVIQILGRRTKNNPVLIGEPGVGKTAIAEGLAQRIANGDIPDILEEKRVVTLDIGLLVAGTKYRGEFEERLKKIMDEIRSAGNVILVIDEVHTLIGAGAAEGAIDAANILKPALARGELQCIGATTLDEYRKHIERDAALERRFQPVMVGEPSVEETIEILHGLRERYEQHHKLKISDEALEAAAKLSDRYISDRYLPDKAIDLIDEAGSRVRLINSQLPAAAKELDKELRQVLKEKDEAVRSQDFDKAGELRDREMEIKAEIRSIAQSRKNGDTNGEESPIVTEEDIAQIVASWTGVPVQKLTESESTKLLHMEDTLHQRLIGQDEAVKAVSRAIRRARVGLKNPNRPIASFIFSGPTGVGKTELTKALAAYFFGSEEAMIRLDMSEYMERHTVSKLIGSPPGYVGYNEGGQLTEAVRRRPYTVVLFDEIEKAHPDVFNMLLQILEDGRLTDAKGRTVDFKNTLLIMTSNIGSKVIEKGGGGLGFEFSTGDASESQYNRIRSLVNEELKQYFRPEFLNRVDEIIVFRQLVKDEVKQIADIMLADVFRRLSDQGITLEVTERFKDRLVEEGYNPSYGARPLRRAIMRLLEDSLAEEILSGRIKNGDVAVVDVDEDGKITVSPSEALPGQASTPELLPQGN